Proteins encoded in a region of the Anopheles aquasalis chromosome 2, idAnoAquaMG_Q_19, whole genome shotgun sequence genome:
- the LOC126569954 gene encoding elongation factor G, mitochondrial codes for MTISSLIRSRCTLAAARTFLEQNARSFSSPAALAEHKPLEKIRNIGISAHIDSGKTTLTERILFYTGRIKEMHEVKGKDNVGATMDSMELERQRGITIQSAATYTIWKDHNINIIDTPGHVDFTVEVERALRVLDGAILVLCSVGGVQSQTLTVNRQMKRYNVPCLGFINKLDRAGANPYRVLGQMRSKLNHNAAFVQLPIGVESNCKGVIDLIQQKALYFEEPFGLKIREDEIPTDMRTECNERRQELIEHLSNVDDKLGELFLEEKVPTEQDVMAAIRRATLKRVFTPVLVGTALKNKGVQPLLNAVLDYLPHPGEVENIALIEKRDQEAQKVVLNPARDGKDPFVGLAFKLEAGRFGQLTYLRCYQGVLRKGDNIFNTRSGKKIRLARLVRLHSNQMEDVNEVYAGDIFALFGVDCASGDTFVTNPKLELSMESIFVPDPVVSMAIKPSNSKDRDNFAKAIARFTKEDPTFHFEYDADIKETLVSGMGELHLEIYAQRMEREYNCPVTLGKPKVAFRETLVAPCEFDYLHKKQSGGQGQFARVTGILEPLPPTQNTAIEFADETMGTNVPKQFIPGIEKGFKQMAERGLLSGHRLSGIKFRLQDGAHHIVDSSELAFMLAAQGAIKSVFENGRWQILEPIMMVEVTAPEEFQGTVIGQLNKRHGIITGTEGAEGWFTVYAEVPLNDMFGYAGELRSSTQGKGEFSMEYSRYSPCLPEVQEKLVHDYQVSQGLVVDKKQKKKN; via the exons ATGACCATCAGCAGTCTGATACGTTCGCGGTGCACGTTGGCCGCGGCCAGGACGTTTCTCGAG CAAAATGCACGATCGTTCTCCAGCCCGGCCGCGTTAGCGGAACACAAACCACTCGAGAAGATCCGGAACATCGGTATCTCGGCGCACATCGACAGCGGCAAGACGACGCTCACCGAGCGGATCCTCTTCTACACCGGACGCATCAAGGAGATGCACGAGGTTAAGGGAAAGGACAACGTGGGCGCCACCATGGATTCGATGGAGCTGGAGCGGCAGCGCGGCATCACGATCCAATCGGCGGCTACCTACACGATCTGGAAGGaccacaacatcaacatcatcgacaCGCCCGGTCATGTGGATTTTACGGTCGAGGTCGAGCGAGCTCTGCGTGTCCTGGACGGGGCCATCCTGGTGCTGTGCAGTGTTGGCGGAGTCCAGAGTCAAACGCTCACGGTGAACCGGCAGATGAAGCGCTACAACGTGCCCTGTTTGGGGTTCATCAACAAGCTTGACCGTGCCGGAGCCAACCCGTACCGTGTGCTGGGCCAGATGCGCTCGAAACTGAACCACAATGCTGCCTTCGTGCAGCTACCGATCGGTGTCGAGAGTAACTGCAAGGGCGTGATCGATTTGATCCAACAGAAAGCCCTCTACTTCGAGGAACCGTTCGGATTGAAGATACGCGAGGATGAAATTCCGACCGATATGCGTACGGAGTGCAACGAAAGGCGACAGGAACTGATCGAGCATCTATCGAACGTAGACGACAAGCTGGGCGAACTGTTCCTGGAGGAAAAGGTTCCGACCGAACAGGATGTAATGGCTGCGATCCGGCGAGCCACGTTGAAGCGCGTGTTCACCCCGGTGCTCGTTGGTACCGCGTTGAAGAACAAGGGCGTGCAGCCGTTGTTGAATGCCGTCCTCGACTATCTGCCACATCCGGGCGAGGTGGAGAACATTGCGCTGATCGAGAAACGTGACCAGGAGGCACAGAAAGTGGTGCTGAATCCGGCTCGTGATGGAAAAGATCCTTTCGTGGGACTGGCGTTCAAGCTGGAGGCCGGCAGATTTGGCCAGCTTACGTACCTTCGCTGCTATCAGGGCGTTCTGCGAAAGGGCGATAACATCTTTAACACACGCTCGGGAAAGAAGATCCGTTTGGCACGGCTCGTACGTCTGCACTCCAACCAGATGGAGGACGTGAATGAAGTGTACGCTGGGGACATTTTCGCGCTGTTCGGTGTCGACTGTGCCTCCGGTGATACGTTCGTTACGAATCCTAAGCTGGAGCTATCGATGGAATCGATCTTCGTACCCGACCCTGTCGTTTCGATGGCCATCAAACCAAGCAACTCAAAGGATCGTGATAACTTTGCGAAAGCAATCGCTCGCTTCACGAAGGAAGACCCAACGTTCCACTTCGAGTATGATGCCGACATCAAGGAGACGCTGGTGTCCGGTATGGGAGAGCTGCATCTGGAGATCTATGCCCAGCGAATGGAGCGCGAGTACAACTGTCCGGTAACGCTCGGCAAACCGAAGGTGGCATTCCGTGAAACGCTCGTCGCTCCGTGTGAGTTCGACTATCTGCACAAGAAGCAGTCCGGTGGACAGGGTCAGTTTGCGCGTGTAACGGGCATCCTGGAACCGCTGCCACCAACGCAGAACACGGCGATCGAGTTTGCCGATGAGACGATGGGCACGAATGTACCGAAACAGTTCATTCCCGGTATCGAGAAGGGATTTAAGCAGATGGCCGAGCGGGGCTTGCTGTCCGGTCACAGACTGTCCGGTATTAAATTTCGCCTGCAGGATGGTGCTCACCATATTGTTGATTCGAGTGAGCTGGCGTTCATGTTGGCAGCTCAGGGTGCGATCAAAAGTGTGTTCGAGAACGGACGCTGGCAAATCCTGGAACCGATCATGATGGTGGAGGTGACCGCACCGGAAGAGTTCCAGGGTACGGTGATAGGTCAGTTGAACAAACGGCACGGTATCATTACGGGCACGGAAGGTGCCGAAGGATGGTTCACGGTGTACGCCGAGGTTCCGTTGAACGATATGTTCGGTTACGCGGGAGAGCTACGATCGAGCACACAGGGCAAGGGCGAGTTTAGCATGGAGTACAGCCGCTACTCACCCTGTCTGCCGGAGGTGCAGGAGAAGCTGGTGCATGACTACCAGGTGTCGCAAGGATTGGTTGTGGataagaagcaaaagaagaaaaattaG
- the LOC126569860 gene encoding thioredoxin domain-containing protein 17 produces the protein MRTSLARLARMVVKHHVTGYEEFTKLAESLESSGEPVHVLFTGNKDANGESWCPYCVQAAPVIGKALEKAPEKSHFITVEIERPFWKDQNCPYRKDPRTHLVFLPTLLRWRSPQRLDGSQCSNADLVEMLLCDED, from the exons ATGCGCACATCGCTAGCACGTCTCGCAAGAATGGTCGTCAAGCATCACGTCACGGGGTACGAGGAGTTCACGAAGCTGGCGGAAAGCCTGGAAAGCAGCGGCGAACCGGTCCACGTACTCTTCACCGGAAACAAGGACGCGAACGGGGAGAGCTGGTGCCCGTACTGCGTGCAAG CTGCACCCGTCATCGGTAAAGCTCTCGAGAAGGCCCCGGAAAAGAGCCATTTCATTACGGTGGAAATTGAGCGCCCATT CTGGAAAGACCAGAACTGTCCCTACCGAAAGGATCCACGGACACATCTGGTGTTTCTTCCCACGCTGCTCCGATGGAGGTCACCGCAGAGGCTCGATGGGTCGCAGTGCTCCAACGCCGACCTGGTCGAAATGCTGCTGTGCGATGAGGATTGA
- the LOC126569859 gene encoding vacuolar protein sorting-associated protein 52 homolog, whose amino-acid sequence MAEAVLIGEQIEDDEVQEILKTGTDLRQYAAQIEKEFKEVENRSIDDYIKESQNIADLHNQIGSTSSILERMESMLMDLQGALNNISNEITSLQKKSVSMSVQLTNRQSIRAQISQFVEDMAVPEEMIACIMDSPVTEKEFVTHLNELNHKLNLMKELNFRESKSSQDVSDVLQKLKIKAMTKLRLYLMEQIFKFRKPMANYQIPQNAMLKYKFFFEFILSNERAVAQEICNEYVDTMGKIYYSYFKSYSTRLAALKFEEAVSKDDLMGLEDSAPKSIFSKTSSLKNKSTVFSIGDRGEVLNQQLEAPIIVPHAQQKSRYPYEALFRSEQYALVDNACREYLFVTEFFILRGQQAQDLFNQIMGKTTALLVKNLEVYVQDCYDTIALFLCIQLCLRYQLMCHKRCVPALDKYWDNLQAVIWPRFEQVFRMNIQSILDCDPTKFPKETGPHYITRRYAEFSAAIVGISENFPNELVSHLLLELQEEVKCFMLRMAAIFTSRKEQLIYLINNYDLVLGVLMERTRDNSKEAEAFRELLSTRSAEYVEEILAPHLGGIVQYVKDCEQMRDKEQTEELKRQERRSLQLVANFSANWKKSLEELNREVFLSFPSLVTGSQLLQLALAQLVQYYHKFYKLLTPNARAQLVNIHVIMIEIKKYKSNY is encoded by the exons ATGGCGGAGGCGGTGCTGATTGGGGAGCAAATCGAGGACGATGAGGTACAGGAGATACTGAAGACGGGCACCGATCTGCGCCAGTACGCAGCTCAGATCGAGAAGGAGTTCAAAGAGGTAGAGAACCGTTCGATCGACGATTACATCAAGGAGAGCCAGAACATTGCCGATCTGCACAACCAAATCGGTAGCACGTCCAGCATCCTGGAACGCATGGAATCGATGCTGATGGACCTACAGGGCGCTCTGAACAACATCAGCAATGAGATCACGTCGCTCCAGAAGAAATCCGTCTCGATGTCCGTACAGCTGACCAACCGCCAGTCGATTCGGGCGCAGATATCGCAGTTTGTCGAAGATATGGCCGTTCCGGAGGAGATGATCGCGTGCATCATGGACAGTCCAGTGACGGAGAAAGAGTTTGTGACGCACTTGAACGAGCTGAACCACAAACTGAACCTGATGAAGGAGCTGAACTTTCGGGAATCAAAGTCCTCGCAGGATGTGAGCGACGTACTGCAGAAACTGAAGATCAAAGCGATGACCAAACTACGCCTATACCTGATGGAGCAGATCTTCAAGTTCCGCAAACCGATGGCCAACTATCAGATCCCGCAGAATGCGATGCTAAAGTACAAGTTCTTCTTCGAGTTCATCCTCTCGAATGAGCGGGCCGTGGCGCAGGAGATCTGCAACGAGTACGTTGATACGATGGGCAAGATCTACTACAGCTACTTCAAAAGCTACTCGACACGATTGGCGGCACTGAAGTTTGAGGAAGCCGTCTCAAAGGACGATCTGATGGGACTGGAAGACTCGGCTCCGAAGAGTATCTTTTCTAAAACGAGCTCGCTGAAGAACAAGAGCACCGTGTTTTCAATTGGTGATCGCGGTGAAGTACTTAATCAGCAACTGGAAGCACCGATCATCGTGCCACATGCCCAGCAAAAATCCCGATACCCGTACGAAGCGCTGTTCCGCTCGGAGCAGTACGCCCTGGTGGATAATGCCTGCCGAGAGTATCTGTTTGTGACGGAATTTTTCATCCTTCGTGGACAGCAGGCACAGGATCTGTTCAATCAGATTATGGGCAAAACGACAGCTCTTTTAGTT AAAAATCTAGAGGTCTACGTACAAGACTGTTACGACACGATCGCACTATTCCTCTGCATTCAACTCTGCCTGCGCTATCAACTGATGTGCCATAAGCGGTGCGTTCCGGCGTTGGATAA ATATTGGGACAATCTGCAGGCTGTAATATGGCCTCGGTTTGAGCAAGTGTTTCGTATGAACATTCAAAGTATCCTGGACTGTGATCCGACCAAGTTTCCCAAAGAAACTGGTCCACACTAC ATAACTCGCCGTTATGCCGAATTCTCAGCCGCCATCGTCGGTATATCGGAAAACTTTCCAAACGAGCTGGTCAGCCacctgctgctcgagctgcagGAAGAGGTCAAGTGTTTCATGCTGCGAATGGCAGCAATCTTCACCTCGCGCAAAGAGCAGCTGATCTATCTGATCAACAACTACGATCTGGTACTGGGCGTGTTGATGGAGCGGACGCGTGACAATtcgaaggaagcggaagcatTCCGTGAGCTGCTGAGTACCCGCAGTGCCGAGTACGTGGAGGAGATTCTGGCACCACATCTCGGTGGTATCGTGCAATACGTTAAGGACTGTGAACAGATGCGGGATAAGGAGCAAACGGAGGAGCTGAAGCGTCAGGAACGTCGCTCGTTGCAGCTGGTAGCCAACTTTTCGGCCAACTGGAAGAAGTCACTAGAAGAGCTGAATCGCGAGGTATTCCTGTCGTTCCCATCGCTTGTGACCGGTTCACAGTTGTTGCAGCTAGCCCTGGCGCAGCTGGTGCAGTATTATCACAAGTTCTACAAACTGCTAACGCCGAATGCACGCGCCCAGCTCGTGAACATTCATGTGATAATGATCGAAATCAAAAAGTATAAGAGTAATTATTAG
- the LOC126569614 gene encoding splicing factor 3B subunit 1, which translates to MDIPKTHEDLEAQILEIQSKKKEINAEAAKDKGVGLLESGYYDSELYDGGNQNSKYEGYVTSIAPNDDVDEEEDDGLPIGRNTRHMGYTAPAALLNEVVQSEKDYDPFADRRRPTIAEKEDEYRQKRRRLVISPERVDPFADGGKTPDVGSRMYTEIRREQMLQGEEAELRKKIQEQAKDGTLKVSSNGTANKAEQKKRGRWDMSVEEQFVPPKKLAVPATPTWGDAEKTPADHRWDETPGHKGSETPGATPNVRIWDATPAHASGAATTPGRETPAEKSTRRNRWDETPKTERETPGHSWAETPRADRVSGDSMLEGTTPASKRRSRWDETPSAATPSSAMTPSLAMTPTLHGATPSGGNATPLLTPGGTTPVGVKAMAMATPTPGHLASMTPEQLQAYRWEKEIDERNRPFTDDELDVMFPPGYKVLPPPAGYIPIRTPARKLTATPTPMAGTPVGFFMQTEDKSAKFVDNQPKGNLPFMKPEDAQYFDKLLVEVDEESLSPEEQKERKIMKLLLKIKNGTPPMRKAALRQITDKAREFGAGPLFNQILPLLMSPTLEDQERHLLVKVIDRILYKLDDLVRPYVHKILVVIEPLLIDEDYYARVEGREIISNLAKAAGLATMISTMRPDIDNIDEYVRNTTARAFAVVASALGIPSLLPFLKAVCKSKKSWQARHTGIKIVQQIAILMGCAILPHLKSLVEIIEHGLVDEQQKVRTITALALAALAEAATPYGIESFDSVLKPLWKGIRTHRGKGLAAFLKAIGYLIPLMDAEYANYYTREVMLILIREFQSPDEEMKKIVLKVVKQCCATDGVEAQYIKEEILPHFFKHFWNHRMALDRRNYRQLVDTTVEIANKVGASEIVNRVVDDLKDENEQYRKMVMETIEKIMANLGAADIDSRLEEQLIDGILYAFQEQTTEDVVMLNGFGTIVNQLSKRVKPYLPQICGTILWRLNNKSAKVRQQAADLISRIAVVMKTCQEEKLMGHLGVVLYEYLGEEYPEVLGSILGALKAIVNVIGMTKMTPPIKDLLPRLTPILKNRHEKVQENCIDLVGRIADRGPEYVSAREWMRICFELLELLKAHKKAIRRATVNTFGYIAKAIGPHDVLATLLNNLKVQERQNRVCTTVAIAIVAETCRPFTVLPALMNEYRVPELNVQNGVLKSLSFLFEYIGEMGKDYIYAVCPLLEDALMDRDLVHRQTACAAIKHMALGVYGFGCEDALIHLLNYVWPNIFETSPHLVQAFMDAVEGLRVALGPIKILQYTLQGLFHPARKVRDVYWKIYNSLYIGAQDALIVGYPRITNDPKNQYIRYELEYSL; encoded by the exons atGGATATTCCCAAGACTCACGAAG ATCTTGAGGCCCAAATACTTGAGATACAgtcgaaaaagaaggaaatcaatGCTGAGGCGGCGAAAGATAAGGGGGTGGGGTTGCTGGAAAGCGGCTACTACGATAGCGAGCTGTACGATGGAGGCAACCAAAACAGCAAGTACGAGGGGTACGTGACTTCGATCGCACCGAACGACGATgtggacgaggaagaggacgatgggTTGCCGATCGGAAGGAACACCCGGCATATGGGCTACACGGCCCCGGCCGCCCTGCTGAATGAGGTGGTTCAG TCGGAGAAGGACTATGATCCGTTTGCGGATCGTCGGAGGCCCACGATCGCGGAGAAGGAAGATGAATATCGACAGAAACGACGCCGGTTAGTTATATCGCCGGAGCGTGTGGATCCCTTCGCAGATG GTGGCAAAACTCCCGATGTTGGCTCGCGTATGTACACGGAGATTCGTCGCGAACAGATGCTTCAAGGCGAGGAAGCAGAG CTGCGCAAGAAAATACAGGAACAGGCCAAAGACGGCACCCTGAAAGTATCCTCCAATGGAACAGCCAACAAAGCGGAACAGAAAAAGCGTGGCCGCTGGGATATGTCGGTTGAAGAGCAGTTTGTTCCGCCCAAAAAGTTGGCTGTACCGGCCACACCGACCTGGGGCGATGCGGAG aAAACACCGGCCGATCATCGTTGGGATGAAACACCTGGCCACAAGGGCAGTGAAACTCCGGGTGCAACTCCCAACGTACGCATTTGGGATGCAACACCAGCACATGCCAGTGGTGCGGCCACGACACCAGGTCGCGAAACGCCGGCAGAGAAATCAACGCGCCGTAATCGATGGGATGAAACGCCAAAGACAGAACGCGAAACTCCCGGACACTCGTGGGCCGAAACACCCCGGGCAGATCGTGTGTCGGGTGATAGTATGCTGGAAGGAACCACACCAGCATCGAAGCGTCGCTCACGTTGGGATGAAACACCATCGGCCGCTACGCCGTCTTCCGCTATGACACCATCGTTGGCAATGACACCGACCCTTCACGGTGCGACACCGAGTGGTGGCAATGCAACGCCACTACTGACCCCAGGCGGTACGACACCGGTGGGCGTGAAGGCGATGGCAATGGCCACTCCAACACCGGGCCATCTGGCATCGATGACACCGGAGCAGCTGCAGGCGTACCGGTGGGAGAAGGAGATCGATGAACGTAACCGTCCGTTCACCGACGACGAACTGGATGTTATGTTCCCGCCCGGTTACAAGGtgttgccaccaccggccggatACATTCCGATCCGGACGCCAGCACGCAAACTGACCGCCACGCCGACACCGATGGCCGGAACGCCCGTTGGATTCTTTATGCAGACGGAGGACAAATCGGCCAAGTTTGTCGATAACCAGCCCAAGGGCAACCTGCCCTTCATGAAGCCGGAGGATGCACAATACTTTGATAAGCTGCTGGTCGAGGTGGACGAGGAATCACTCAGTCCGGAGGAGCAAAAGGAGCGCAAGATCATGAAACTGTTGCTGAAGATCAAAAACGGAACGCCACCGATGCGGAAGGCGGCACTGCGACAGATCACCGACAAGGCACGTGAATTCGGTGCTGGCCCACTGTTCAATCAGATCCTTCCACTGCTCATGAGCCCAACGCTGGAGGATCAAGAGCGCCATCTGCTGGTAAAGGTGATCGATCGTATTCTGTACAAGCTGGACGATCTCGTGCGCCCGTACGTGCACAAGATACTGGTCGTCATCGAACCGTTGCTGATTGACGAAGATTACTATGCGCGTGTCGAGGGTCGagagatcatttcgaacctcgCGAAGGCAGCCGGTCTGGCCACGATGATCTCGACGATGCGTCCCGATATCGATAACATTGACGAATATGTGCGTAACACGACCGCTCGTGCCTTTGCCGTGGTCGCCTCAGCCTTAGGTATTCCGTCGCTGCTTCCCTTCCTGAAGGCCGTCTGTAAGAGCAAAAAATCCTGGCAAGCCCGACACACCGGTATCAAGATCGTGCAACAGATCGCTATCCTGATGGGCTGTGCCATTCTGCCGCATCTAAAGTCGCTTGTGGAAATTATTGAGCACGGTCTGGTggacgagcagcagaaggtacGCACGATTACGGCACTCGCGCTGGCAGCGCTCGCTGAAGCGGCCACCCCGTACGGTATCGAATCGTTCGATTCCGTGCTGAAGCCCCTCTGGAAGGGTATCCGTACGCATCGTGGCAAGGGGTTGGCGGCATTCCTGAAAGCCATCGGCTATCTGATCCCACTGATGGATGCCGAGTACGCGAACTACTACACGCGCGAGGTGATGTTGATCTTGATCCGCGAGTTCCAGTCCCCGGACGaggagatgaagaagatcGTGCTGAAGGTGGTGAAGCAGTGTTGCGCGACGGACGGTGTGGAAGCGCAGTACATCAAGGAGGAGATTTTGCCACACTTTTTCAAGCATTTCTGGAACCACCGGATGGCGCTGGATCGGCGCAACTATCGGCAGCTGGTCGATACGACGGTGGAGATCGCGAACAAGGTCGGCGCGTCGGAGATCGTGAACCGGGTCGTGGATGATCTGAAGGATGAGAACGAACAGTACCGCAAGATGGTGATGGAAACGATCGAGAAGATTATGGCGAACCTGGGAGCAGCCGACATTGATTCGCGGCTCGAGGAGCAGCTGATCGACGGTATACTGTACGCGTTCCAGGAGCAAACCACCGAGGACGTGGTCATGCTGAACGGTTTCGGTACGATCGTGAACCAGCTGAGTAAGCGGGTGAAACCCTACCTGCCACAGATCTGCGGTACAATTTTGTGGCGTTTGAACAACAAATCGGCCAAGGTTCGGCAGCAGGCTGCGGATTTGATCTCGCGTATCGCCGTCGTGATGAAGACCTGCCAGGAGGAGAAGCTGATGGGCCATCTGGGCGTGGTACTGTACGAGTACCTTGGCGAGGAGTACCCGGAAGTGCTGGGTTCCATTCTCGGTGCCCTCAAGGCGATCGTCAATGTGATCGGTATGACAAAGATGACACCACCGATCAAGGATCTGTTGCCCCGCTTGACACCGATCCTGAAGAACCGACACGAGAAGGTGCAGGAGAACTGTATCGATCTGGTTGGACGAATTGCTGATCGAGGACCCGAGTACGTGTCGGCTCGCGAGTGGATGCGTATCTGTTTCGAGTTGCTCGAACTGCTGAAGGCCCACAAAAAGGCAATCCGACGAGCGACGGTCAACACGTTCGGTTACATTGCTAAAGCCATCGGTCCCCACGATGTGCTCGCCACCCTGCTCAACAATCTGAAGGTACAGGAGCGTCAGAATCGTGTCTGTACAACGGTGGCAATTGCAATCGTGGCCGAAACCTGCCGACCGTTCACTGTGCTGCCGGCCCTGATGAACGAGTACCGAGTACCGGAGCTGAACGTACAAAATGGTGTGCTGAAGTCTCTCTCGTTTTTGTTCGAGTACATCGGTGAGATGGGCAAGGATTACATCTACGCCGTGTGTCCGCTGCTGGAGGATGCACTGATGGATCGCGATCTGGTCCACCGGCAGACGGCCTGCGCCGCGATCAAACATATGGCACTCGGTGTGTATGGGTTCGGGTGCGAGGATGCACTGATCCATCTGCTGAACTACGTGTGGCCGAACATCTTTGAAACCTCGCCACATCTCGTGCAAGCGTTTATGGATGCCGTCGAAGGGTTGCGAGTAGCGCTCGGACCGATCAAGATTCTGCAGTACACTCTGCAGGGCCTGTTCCATCCGGCTCGGAAGGTGCGCGATGTGTACTGGAAGATCTACAACTCGCTGTACATCGGTGCCCAGGATGCGCTGATCGTCGGCTACCCCCGTATCACAAACGATCCCAAGAATCAGTACATTCGTTACGAGCTCGAGTATAGTTTGTAA
- the LOC126571495 gene encoding probable tRNA (guanine(26)-N(2))-dimethyltransferase, giving the protein MATPDPTMTTTSASEMLKTIREGSAEILVSDHVFYNPVQEFNRDLSICVLTTFSRIYQREKKAQHQRSGIDEATNGTEDLPPKAGVKHENGLRILEALSATGLRSIRYAKEVPGVKEIIANDLSKSAVESIEKNVKHNVVEQLIKPSFNDAMTLMYMSTKPDQRFTAIDLDPYGHPTRFLDGAVQSVEDGGLLLITATDMAVLAGNTPEACYVKYGSIPLKTKACHEMALRILLRCIETTATRYGRYIHPLLSISADFYIRVFLRIYTGQYACKKSSSKQSMVYQCTGCESFTLQPLGVLKPNPTEANPQQIKFGIPTGPFVSSRCEHCNHQHHLGGPIWSAPLHDPEFLEELNRTVESEEAKRLMTLRRISGTLAVVREELPDVPLYYALDRLCGILKLESISMLKLRSALLHAGFRVSYSHACRTSIKTDAPIGVLWDILRCWHRIHPVKPDRFLEGVPLTTILAKQPARDYNLDELHPEANPPSRKESLTRFQENPAAHWGPGTKAMLMVSENRMLKSTQNQNKRKQRRALRKEQQDGTGDHEETAKDVKVTSPGTSPERKILKKDEAEGKALTEA; this is encoded by the exons ATGGCCACTCCGGACcccacgatgacgacaacgagtGCGAGTGAAATGCTTAAAACCATCCGCGAAGGTAGCGCCGAAATCCTTGTGTCCGATCACGTCTTCTACAACCCGGTGCAGGAGTTTAACCGCGATCTGAGCATCTGCGTGTTGACGACGTTCTCGCGCATTTATCAGCGGGAAAAGAAGGCACAGCACCAGCGAAGCGGCATCGACGAAGCGACAAATGGAACGGAGGATTTACCCCCGAAAGCCGGCGTTAAACATGAG AATGGGCTACGCATCCTGGAGGCACTTTCAGCGACGGGCTTGCGAAGTATACGGTACGCAAAAGAGGTTCCCGGTGTTAAGGAAATCATCGCCAACGATCTCTCCAAATCGGCCGtggaatcgatcgagaaaaatgtgaaacataaCGTGGTGGAGCAGCTCATCAAGCCCAGTTTTAATGACGCGAT GACCCTGATGTACATGTCGACCAAACCGGACCAACGATTCACCGCTATCGATCTGGATCCGTACGGCCATCCGACACGTTTTCTCGATGGTGCAGTGCAGAGTGTGGAGGACGGTGGTCTGTTgctcatcaccgccaccgataTGGCCGTGCTGGCCGGGAATACACCGGAAGCATGCTACGTCAAGTACGGTTCGATACCGCTGAAGACGAAAGCGTGCCACGAGATGGCTTTGCGGATATTGTTGCGATGCATCGAAACGACGGCCACACGGTACGGGCGCTATATCCATCCGCTGCTCAGCATATCGGCCGATTTCTACATCCGGGTGTTCTTGCGCATCTACACCGGTCAGTACGCGTgcaagaagagcagcagcaagcaatcgaTGGTGTACCAGTGTACGGGATGTGAGTCGTTCACTCTGCAACCGCTCGGAGTACTGAAACCGAACCCTACCGAGGCCAATCCACAGCAGATCAAATTTGGCATCCCGACGGGACCGTTCGTTAGCAGCCGGTGTGAGCACtgcaaccatcagcaccatctaGGTGGTCCGATCTGGTCCGCTCCGTTGCATGATCCGGAGTTCCTAGAGGAGCTCAATCGAACGGTGGAGTCGGAAGAAGCGAAACGGTTGATGACGCTGCGGCGCATCAGTGGTACACTGGCGGTGGTACGCGAGGAGTTACCGGATGTACCGTTGTACTATGCACTCGATCGGCTTTGTGGTATCTTGAAGCTGGAGTCGATTTCGATGCTTAAGCTACGGTCCGCTCTGCTCCATGCGGGGTTCAGGGTTTCCTATTCGCACGCCTGTCGCACTTCAATCAAAACGGATGCTCCGATTGGTGTGCTGTGGGATATTCTACGCTGCTGGCACCGGATACACCCGGTAAAACCGGATCGTTTCCTCGAAGGTGTCCCATTGACGACCATACTGGCGAAACAACCGGCACGTGATTACAATCTGGATGAGTTGCACCCGGAAGCAAACCCACCGAGTCGAAAGGAATCGCTGACACGTTTCCAGGAGAATCCGGCTGCCCATTGGGGCCCGGGAACGAAGGCAATGCTCAT GGTCAGTGAAAATAGGATGCTGAAATCAACGCAAAATCAgaacaaacgaaagcaacgacGGGCGCTACGGAAGGAACAGCAGGATGGAACAGGGGACCACGAGGAAACTGCTAAGGATGTCAAGGTTACAAGTCCCGGCACCTCACCAGAACGAAAAATCCTCAAGAAGGACGAGGCGGAGGGCAAAGCATTAACGGAAGCATAA
- the LOC126571497 gene encoding protein CFAP276 — protein sequence MVLKQPDTPIKRERNEDHLPCIDGEGTYRKALPAPPPPHPSKRWSDDLPPNERVFYHQTLSSARRAAHFANYGNIPVDSLDINLAAKYNHSDDLFLGKNDVVLQEETLGQRTFRRLRNTRDLSPEKIIPLKHPLLVGGLREKSSPNSVKLMNTGPHTPLTNPGYSRQTGDGNFFNY from the exons ATGGTACTCAAGCAACCGGACACACCGATCAAGAGGGAGCGTAACGAAGATCATCTACCGTGCATCGATGGAGAGGGAACCTACCGGAAAGCCTTACCggccccaccacccccacacCCATCGAAACGCTGGTCTGACGATCTGCCACCCAATGAGCGAGTGTTCTACCATCAAACGCTCAGTTCAGCTCGGCGTGCTGCTCACTTCGCCAATTATGG AAATATTCCCGTCGATTCACTGGACATAAACCTGGCGGCAAAATACAACCATTCCGATGATCTGTTCCTTGGCAAGAACGATGTCGTGCTGCAGGAGGAAACGCTCGGTCAGCGAACATTCCGTCGGCTACGGAACACTCGCGATCTCAGTCCCGAGAAGATCATCCCACTCAAGCACCCGCTACTCGTTGGTGGGCTACGTGAAAAGTCCTCACCGAACAGTGTGAAGCTGATGAATACCGGGCCTCACACGCCACTTACAAATCCAGGCTATTCGCGACAGACGGGTGATGGAAACTTCTTCAATTACTAA